The window CACGGGCGGGATCGCGGCCGCCGCGGCGGCGCTGCCGCTGACCGGCAAGGTCAATCACACGGTCAACCAGATCCTGACGGTCCTGCTCATCCTGGCCGCCACCATCACGGCGGCACGCGTGGTCGCCGGCCTGGTGCGGGCCGTCACCCAGTCCCGCTCCGGGGTCGCCGGATCGGCCTCGATCTTCGTCAACATCACCCGGGTCGTCGTCCTCGCCATGGGCTGCCTGGTCGTCCTGCAGACCCTGGGCATCTCCATCGCCCCGCTGCTCACGGCCCTCGGCGTCGGTGGTCTCGCGGTCGCCCTGGCCCTCCAGGACACCCTCGCCAACCTCTTCGCGGGCATCCACATCCTCGCGTCGAAGACGATCCAGCCCGGCGACTACATCCGGCTCACCAGCGGTGAGGAGGGGTACGTCGTCGACATCAACTGGCGAAACACCGTGGTGCGCAACCTCTCCAACAACCTCGTCATCATCCCGAACGCGCAGCTCTCCAGCACCAACATGACCAACTTCAGCCGTCCGGAACAGGAGATGACCCTCACCGTGCAGGTCGGCGTCGGCTACGACAGCGACCTGGACCATGTCGAGCGCGTCACCTCCGAGGTCGTCACCGAGGTCATGACGGAGATCGAGGGCGCGGTTCCGGAGCACGAACCCGCCATCCGCTTCCACACGTTCGGGGACTCGCGAATCAGCTTCACCGTCATCCTGGGTGTCGGCGAGTTCAGCGACCAGTACCGGATCAAGCACGAGTTCGTGAAGCGGCTGCACAAGCGGTACCACGTGGAGGGCATCCGCATTCCCTCGCCCGCACGCACCGTCGCCCTCCAGCAGAACGGCGTGGCGATTCCGCCCCAGCGCGACGGATCCCTGTCGATCCCGTAGAACATCGGGGTGGGGCGGTCACGCCAGGACCGCCCCCTACCGGGGCGAGTGAGCGGGGAGACGTGAGCGTATGACGGTGATCGGGGTCGACATCGGTACGTCCAGCAGCAAGGGCGTGCTGGTGGACGAGGACGGTTCCGTCCTCGCGACGGCCGTCCGCCCGCACACCGTCGACCGTCCGCACCCCGGTCACGTCGAGATGGACGCACGGGTCTGGTGGGACGAGTTCGCCTCCATCACCCGGGAGTTGCTGAAATCCGCGCCGGACGGCACCTCCGTCACCGCGGTCGGGGTCAGCGGCATGGGCCCGTGCGTCGCCCTCACCGATGAGACGGACACGCCGCTGCACCCGGCGATCCTGTACGGCGTCGACACCCGGGCCACCAAGCAGATCGCCCGCCTGGACGACGAGTTGGGCCGCGACGCCGTACTGCGGCGCTGCGGGTCCCTGCTGTCCACCCAGGCCGTTGGCCCCAAGATCGCCTGGCTCGCGGAGCACGAGCCCGATGTGGTCGCCCGCGCCAGGCGGCTCCACATGCCCAGCTCGTACCTGGTGGTCCGGCTCACCGGGACCTATGTGCTGGACCACCACTCGGCGAGCCAGGCCGTTCCGCTGTACGACTCCGTGGCCCAGGAGTGGTACGAGCCGTGGACCCGGCACATCGCGCCCTGGCTCGAACTCCCCCGCCTG is drawn from Streptomyces liliifuscus and contains these coding sequences:
- a CDS encoding mechanosensitive ion channel family protein, translated to MNRDLTVHDWIVAGVWLAVGLAAGVLLRLLLRWLGKHATRTRWSGDDVLVDALRALIPVAALTGGIAAAAAALPLTGKVNHTVNQILTVLLILAATITAARVVAGLVRAVTQSRSGVAGSASIFVNITRVVVLAMGCLVVLQTLGISIAPLLTALGVGGLAVALALQDTLANLFAGIHILASKTIQPGDYIRLTSGEEGYVVDINWRNTVVRNLSNNLVIIPNAQLSSTNMTNFSRPEQEMTLTVQVGVGYDSDLDHVERVTSEVVTEVMTEIEGAVPEHEPAIRFHTFGDSRISFTVILGVGEFSDQYRIKHEFVKRLHKRYHVEGIRIPSPARTVALQQNGVAIPPQRDGSLSIP